The following is a genomic window from Sciurus carolinensis chromosome 3, mSciCar1.2, whole genome shotgun sequence.
AAGCGGTCGCAGTCGGTGACCCGGGGGGACAGGGAGCAGAGAGACATGCTGGGCTCCCTGCGGGACTCAGCACTCTTTGTCAAGAACGCCATGTCCCTGCCCCAGCTCAATGAGAAGGAGGCCTCGGAGAAGGGCCCCAGCAAGCTGCCCAAGAGCCTGTCGTCCAGCCCCGTGAAGAAGTTGGATGCCGGAGAGGGCAGTGGGGAGGAGGCGGGTGCAGGGCACCTGGGTCCCCGTCGGAACGGGGCAGTGGGCCCCCACTCCCCTGACCCCCTCCTGGACGAGCAGGCCTTCGGGGACCTGACGGATCTGCCTGTGGTGCCCAAGGCCAGCTACGGGCTGAAGCACGCAGAGTCCATTCTGTCCTTCCACATCGACCTGGGGCCCTCCATGCTGGGCGACGTGCTCAGCATCATGGACAGAGAAGAGTGGGACCCCGAGGAGAATGGGGGCGGCTACCGTGAAGAAGGAGGCCCGGGCGGTGCCATCCAGCGCCCCCCTCTAGCTGAGGCGAGCCCTCCCCGGGTGAGGCAGGAAGGCAAGGCCGGCCCAGGCTTGCCTGCGCTGTCCTCCCACGCTCTGGAGGATGAGGGGTGGGCGGCGGcggcccccagccccagctcgGCCCGCAGCGTGGGCAGCCACACCACGAGGGACAGCAGCTCCCTCTCCAGCTGCACGTCGGGTGTCCTGGAGGAGCGCAGCCCGGCCATCAGGGGCCCAGACAGGGCCCGGGTCACCCTCCCCAGACAGCCTGACAAGGAGCTGTCCTTCatggacgaggaggaggaggacgagatCCGAGTGTGAGCCTGTTGGAAGGTCTCCGTCCCCCTCCGAGCTCTCGGGCTGCATCTCCTCTCTGCCCCCACCCTACTGTGACCTTTGACCTTACCACGCAGGGGCCACCAAGAGCCTCGCATTAGGCCGTAGACCCTGGACCTCATGGATGGGGGCGCTGGCTGAGCCCTCGGAGGACCTGGGGAGCTGAGGGGCCGCGGGGCCCGACCAGAGGTGGTCGCCTGGCTTGGTGCCGCACCGGCCCTGCCTGCAGCTGCGGAGGCCGGGCTGTGCTCTCCTAGCGGGAGGCgtttttcctctctctgcctccctgtcctccagcctggcctcaaatGGATGCCAGATGTCAACCCGAGTTCCTGCCACGTGCAGCCGTCGCAGTCAGCCAGAGGCGGCCTCTGCTCCAGCCAAGGACACTGGGCTCCCTTTTCTCTCCGATGGTGCCAGGGAGGCCCGgcagcaggaggaagggggcGCTCACATACTCCAGCTACCCGCCTCCCAACCCCTGGCTCTGCACGGGAAGCCTGGAGCCCCTGGGAGCTCGCTGGAGCAGGAAACCAGCCACGGACATGGACAGAAACGCGGCCCCTTCTGAGCGGGTGCAGAAGAAAAGCCCTGGGCTTCTTGGATGTCTAGGAGGCGCCCTTCAGGATGACACCCGGAGCAGGCTGGGCATGGCCCTCGGTGCGAGTTCCTTATCATCGTGTTCGGATCCCGGGTAGAGCAATATCAGGAAGAGCTTTCCTCGGCCTGCCGCCAGAAGGAAAGTGGAATCGTTTTAAGAAAACCTTTTTACTGCTTCTCCTGGGAATTGAGTGGCCATCAGCACGCTCAAGTCTGGGGCGCGTTGTGTGGCAAAGAACCCCTCCTGACTCCAGCGGTAGGGGGTAGGCGTGTGCTTGTCCCCTCCCCCCCATGTAGAAAATTTCGGGAAATGATTGTTTCAGTAATAGGTTATTGGGGAGCCGTGTCTTGGGcggctgccctccctccctcccaccctgggctcttccccttccttcctcagcctctccctGCCGCGAGGCCAGGAGGTGGTCAGAGTCAGCAAGAACAGAACGAAAATCAGAAGGCGGGTTAAGTTGGAATTTCAGGAAAACCGAAGACTTGGTTCTTAGTATTAGTGTCCCCCTGTGACGTGTGGAACATCTTACACGGAAAGGTCGTGTGCTGTGTTTCTGAAGTTCAGATTCTTACTCTGCCTCCTGTCACTCTCCCCAGAAGGCTGAGTAGGAGCCCGGGGGGAAGATAGCCCGTCCGCCAGGCCTCTGGccagcaggaggagggggagagcgCTAACTGCAGCTGGGGGCCAGGCCAGCCTGGTGGCAGATGCTCCCTCGCCCGGGTCTGGCGGGACCCTGACTCAGACACTAACCTGGTGCGACCCCGCACCCCTAGGTGCTCCTGTTTCCGGTAGTTTAGCTCCCGCCACGGGCGGGGTGGCAGTGGGTGTGCCGCCCGCCAGCGGCCCTGGGAACCCACCCAGTCAGCTCCAGACTTTaaactgtgtatttttttttcttgatattgtTAAAGCagcaagaaaacattaaaaaaaaaaaaaaaaaaaaaaccactctaGCAGGCCTGTGTTTGTCTCTGCTCTTTAGGGGGCTTATTTCAGGATGAGGGGACCGTCAGGAGCCCCTGGGGCTGCCTGTGCAACTTCTCTCAGACCCGTGTGCCCGTCCCCTCCCTCTGGCACCTCACTCGAACCTCAGGGGCCCCTGTGCCTGGCAGCCATCCGGGCACTGGAACTCTGGTGCCCCCAGTGCTGCTTACCAGCTTCGGCCTTGGTCACCGAGCCTCTGGGCACCTCATCGTCCTGCTGCTGTGACGGGGGCTGAGTGGCTATTAGCATGAGGGGTGATGTCCCCCAGATCCCCCAGGACACTGCCTCCCACTCGGCTCCCCTACCCGCTCCTTCTCCTGGAGAGTCAGCCCCCGGGGACATGGTGGGGGACACGGTGGGGGGCACGCTCTCCCTTCCACCCTGCTGCTCAGGGAGATGGAATCTCTCCTGTCACCGGTTCCCAAGTGAAGAAATGTGCTGCGACGGCCGCCCGGCTGCGTCTCCAGTTGCAGAAGTAACCAGAGCTGGAATCAGCCGCGCGTCCTCCACCGCCCCTGCCCTCCCGCCACCACCCCGGGCACATCCAAGCTCGCGGCCTTGGGGAGTGAGGCCGGTGCGTCTGCCCAGTGTGGAGACTGGGTGACCCCCGCCCACGGCCCCCCGCTCTGCCTGACCCCTTCCTCTCACACCCGCGTCCTCAGGAGGGAACGTGGCCTGGGCGGGCCCCACTTCTCTCCGGGAACCCTGAGGACCCCGTGTGGCTGCATTCTGTCACAGGCCTGCCCTCCCCTGAGCGCCCCC
Proteins encoded in this region:
- the Cdc42ep4 gene encoding cdc42 effector protein 4, with product MPILKQLVSSSVHSKRRSRVDLTAEMISAPLGDFRHTMHVGRAGDAFGDTSFLNSKTGEPDGESLDEQASTSSSKRSLLSRKFRGSKRSQSVTRGDREQRDMLGSLRDSALFVKNAMSLPQLNEKEASEKGPSKLPKSLSSSPVKKLDAGEGSGEEAGAGHLGPRRNGAVGPHSPDPLLDEQAFGDLTDLPVVPKASYGLKHAESILSFHIDLGPSMLGDVLSIMDREEWDPEENGGGYREEGGPGGAIQRPPLAEASPPRVRQEGKAGPGLPALSSHALEDEGWAAAAPSPSSARSVGSHTTRDSSSLSSCTSGVLEERSPAIRGPDRARVTLPRQPDKELSFMDEEEEDEIRV